The following are encoded in a window of Flavobacterium sp. WC2421 genomic DNA:
- the alr gene encoding alanine racemase, whose protein sequence is MHTNSIIELNKKAYQKNISFLKNTFGKKVLLSSVVKGNAYGHGIKEFVLMAYECGVTHFSVFDVEEAKIVKATLADKAFIMVMGLVQDEDMEWVVANDVEFFVFDKSRLTKATRVAKKLHKKAILHIEVETGMNRTGFEKKELNNVIAFLKKEKEYLIFKGLCTHYAGAESIANYYRVEKQIKRFDEIYQYLWDNDLKPEMKHSACSAASIMFPETRMDMVRIGIMQYGLWPSPEVFVNYLNTKKSKIDPLHRVITWKSSIMSVKKVNIGDFIGYGTSFLAERKMKIAVVPIGYSHGYSRSLSNQGRVLINGQRCIVVGSVNMNMMTVDVTDIETVKKEDEVVLIGTQEDLTVSVASFSDFSNQLNYELLTRISKTIPRKIIE, encoded by the coding sequence ATGCATACTAATTCGATTATAGAACTAAACAAAAAAGCGTACCAAAAAAATATTAGCTTTCTAAAAAATACTTTTGGAAAAAAAGTACTACTTTCTTCAGTTGTAAAAGGAAATGCATACGGTCATGGTATAAAGGAATTTGTACTCATGGCGTATGAATGTGGTGTTACACATTTTTCAGTTTTTGATGTCGAAGAAGCCAAAATAGTAAAAGCCACACTTGCTGATAAAGCCTTCATTATGGTGATGGGATTGGTTCAAGATGAAGACATGGAGTGGGTTGTTGCTAATGATGTTGAGTTTTTTGTATTCGATAAAAGCCGACTTACAAAAGCCACCAGAGTTGCAAAAAAACTGCATAAAAAGGCAATATTACATATTGAGGTAGAAACAGGAATGAACCGAACTGGTTTTGAAAAAAAAGAACTCAATAACGTTATCGCTTTTCTAAAAAAAGAAAAGGAATACCTTATATTTAAAGGGCTATGCACTCATTATGCCGGAGCTGAAAGCATTGCAAACTATTATAGAGTGGAGAAACAAATCAAACGATTTGACGAAATTTATCAATACCTTTGGGATAATGACCTAAAACCTGAGATGAAACATTCTGCTTGTTCAGCGGCTTCTATAATGTTTCCGGAAACAAGAATGGATATGGTTCGAATTGGTATCATGCAATATGGCTTGTGGCCAAGCCCTGAAGTTTTTGTAAATTATTTAAATACTAAAAAAAGTAAAATTGATCCATTGCATCGTGTCATTACTTGGAAAAGCAGTATCATGAGTGTGAAAAAAGTGAATATTGGCGATTTTATAGGATATGGCACTAGTTTTCTCGCAGAAAGAAAGATGAAAATTGCAGTTGTTCCAATAGGTTATTCTCATGGATACAGTAGATCATTGAGTAATCAAGGAAGAGTTTTAATTAATGGACAACGTTGTATTGTTGTAGGCTCAGTCAACATGAATATGATGACAGTTGATGTGACTGACATCGAAACTGTAAAAAAAGAAGATGAGGTCGTTTTAATTGGCACACAAGAAGATCTTACCGTATCTGTAGCTTCTTTTAGTGATTTCAGTAATCAACTAAATTATGAATTACTAACCCGAATTTCAAAAACGATTCCACGTAAAATAATAGAATAA
- a CDS encoding amidohydrolase, which produces MQNLNQRIATLTLLRKELHKNPEVSGKEVHTAKMILSFLENYPPDEIVTEVGTTGILAIYKGKTVGKTVLFRCELDALPIEEINTFEHRSLTNGVSHKCGHDGHMAIMCGLAIELHYKRPKTGTVILLFQPAEEDGTGAEKVFNDPKFIYKPDFVFALHNIPGYKKNQIVVKNDTFSCAVNSLIIKLKGITSHAGEPHKGINPALALAKITTQFNQLIQADIAAAKYCLITPIYSKMGKKAYGVSAGAAEIHFTVRSDSNSEMQAIESKLEKLAKSIAEEFQLKCKISWTQSFQANENNVEAVNHIKNAVKINDFDLLEKEMPFTWGEDFGLLTQQFPGAMFGLGSGMNTPALHNPDYDFPDEIITTGVATFLQISKQITDAY; this is translated from the coding sequence ATGCAAAACTTAAACCAACGTATAGCAACACTTACGCTATTGCGAAAGGAATTACATAAAAATCCAGAGGTTTCAGGAAAAGAAGTACATACTGCAAAAATGATTCTTTCATTTCTTGAAAATTATCCTCCTGATGAAATTGTTACCGAGGTTGGGACAACTGGAATTCTAGCTATTTATAAAGGAAAAACCGTTGGAAAAACGGTTTTATTTCGTTGTGAACTAGATGCATTACCCATTGAAGAAATAAATACTTTTGAACATCGTTCTTTAACCAACGGAGTTTCCCATAAATGCGGACACGATGGACACATGGCAATTATGTGTGGTTTAGCCATTGAATTGCACTATAAAAGACCTAAAACAGGAACTGTTATTTTACTCTTCCAGCCTGCGGAAGAAGATGGCACTGGTGCTGAAAAAGTTTTTAATGACCCTAAATTTATTTATAAACCTGACTTTGTATTCGCACTGCACAATATTCCAGGGTATAAAAAAAATCAAATTGTTGTTAAAAACGATACTTTTAGTTGTGCCGTAAACAGCTTAATTATCAAACTAAAAGGAATCACATCTCATGCAGGAGAACCTCATAAAGGAATCAATCCAGCATTGGCATTAGCTAAAATAACTACCCAATTTAACCAGCTCATACAAGCCGATATTGCTGCAGCAAAATATTGTTTGATTACACCTATTTATTCGAAAATGGGTAAGAAGGCGTATGGTGTTTCAGCGGGTGCGGCAGAAATTCATTTTACAGTAAGAAGCGATAGTAATTCGGAAATGCAAGCCATTGAAAGTAAATTGGAAAAACTAGCAAAATCAATAGCCGAAGAATTCCAATTGAAATGCAAGATATCTTGGACGCAGAGTTTTCAAGCCAATGAAAACAATGTAGAAGCAGTAAATCACATAAAAAATGCAGTGAAAATCAATGATTTTGATCTGTTAGAAAAAGAAATGCCATTTACATGGGGAGAAGATTTTGGTCTACTTACCCAGCAATTTCCAGGAGCAATGTTTGGATTAGGATCAGGAATGAATACTCCCGCCCTACACAATCCAGATTATGATTTCCCAGATGAAATCATAACAACTGGAGTAGCCACTTTTTTACAAATAAGCAAACAAATTACGGATGCATACTAA
- a CDS encoding GNAT family N-acetyltransferase, translating to MEFKIINSTSGEDITYTNQIIAQFLFTHLEEYGDKVDDILKCIAYVMNPDKGGNIVVGLDENKIVGVVILNNTGMKDFIPENILVYIAVDNSQRGKGYGKQLMQKAISIAEGNIALHVEPDNPAKKLYEKLGFTNKYLEMRLIK from the coding sequence ATGGAATTCAAAATAATTAATTCAACTTCAGGAGAAGACATCACATATACTAATCAAATAATTGCTCAATTTCTTTTCACTCATTTAGAGGAATATGGCGATAAAGTAGACGATATTCTAAAATGCATCGCTTACGTAATGAATCCAGATAAAGGAGGAAATATAGTTGTAGGTTTAGATGAAAATAAAATTGTAGGTGTTGTTATTTTAAACAACACAGGTATGAAAGACTTTATCCCTGAAAATATTTTGGTTTATATTGCAGTAGACAATAGCCAACGTGGTAAGGGATATGGAAAACAATTGATGCAAAAAGCCATCTCAATTGCCGAAGGAAATATTGCACTTCATGTGGAACCTGATAATCCTGCCAAAAAATTATACGAAAAACTAGGATTTACAAATAAATACCTAGAAATGCGTCTCATCAAATAA
- a CDS encoding sodium:solute symporter, with protein sequence MHWIDYLIFVVYMLAMLGVGVYFFNKNKTAEDFYVSGRNMSSWHIGLSVVATDVGGGFSIGLGGLGFTMGISGSWMLFTGLLGAWLSAVYLIPKVSHLGHKHKFFTFPQIFEHFYNSKVALLAGIISAIGYIGFTSSQVLAGAKLASATIEGLNIQTALIVMGAIAVIYTAIGGLKAVIYTDTIQWLILIGGLVFIGIPIAYTAVGGYDVIKATLAPEYLSLTNVKWYQILNWSITIIPIWFVGMTLYQRIYASKGEKEAKKAWLIAGVFEWPIMAFMGVILGMLAKVAATNGMFKGITDAASMDSEMGLPILLATILPVGLMGLMLSSYFSAILSTADSCLMAASGNIVTDILAKFSKKELTHKQELQLSQIVTLAIGVFAILLASQMQNVLELMLYSYAFMVSGLFIPVLGALFWKKSHPIAAFWSMLFGGGATILLIITKNKLPLGIKLPEHLDANIYGISISLILFYTISIYHYKKEKQNGIQNN encoded by the coding sequence ATGCACTGGATAGATTATCTAATCTTTGTCGTTTATATGCTCGCTATGCTTGGTGTTGGCGTGTATTTTTTTAATAAAAACAAAACAGCTGAAGACTTTTACGTAAGTGGTCGAAACATGAGTAGTTGGCACATCGGTTTATCTGTAGTGGCTACTGATGTGGGTGGAGGATTCTCCATCGGTTTAGGAGGGCTTGGTTTTACGATGGGAATATCAGGTTCTTGGATGTTATTTACAGGTTTACTCGGTGCGTGGCTTAGTGCTGTTTATCTCATTCCAAAAGTGAGTCATTTGGGCCATAAACATAAGTTTTTTACTTTCCCACAAATATTTGAGCATTTTTATAACAGTAAAGTAGCTTTATTAGCCGGTATTATTTCAGCTATTGGATACATTGGGTTTACAAGTTCTCAAGTTTTGGCTGGAGCCAAATTAGCTTCGGCAACCATAGAAGGATTAAACATTCAAACCGCACTTATTGTTATGGGTGCAATTGCTGTTATTTATACCGCAATTGGAGGTCTAAAGGCGGTAATTTATACCGATACGATTCAATGGCTAATCTTAATTGGTGGATTGGTTTTTATTGGAATTCCTATTGCCTATACTGCTGTTGGAGGATATGATGTTATTAAAGCAACATTAGCCCCTGAATATTTGTCATTAACTAATGTGAAGTGGTACCAAATTTTAAACTGGTCCATTACTATTATTCCTATTTGGTTTGTAGGAATGACATTGTACCAAAGAATTTATGCCAGTAAAGGAGAAAAAGAAGCAAAAAAAGCATGGCTAATTGCTGGAGTTTTTGAATGGCCTATCATGGCATTTATGGGAGTAATTCTGGGAATGCTTGCTAAAGTTGCTGCTACTAATGGGATGTTTAAAGGAATTACTGATGCTGCATCGATGGATAGTGAAATGGGATTACCTATTTTATTAGCAACCATTCTTCCTGTTGGATTAATGGGATTGATGCTTTCCTCCTATTTTTCGGCTATCCTTTCCACTGCAGATAGCTGCTTGATGGCGGCCTCTGGTAATATAGTAACCGATATTCTCGCTAAATTTTCTAAAAAAGAATTAACCCACAAACAAGAATTACAACTTTCACAAATAGTAACCTTAGCAATTGGTGTTTTTGCCATTCTATTGGCTTCCCAAATGCAAAATGTTTTAGAACTCATGCTCTACTCCTATGCCTTTATGGTTTCAGGACTATTTATACCAGTACTAGGCGCTTTATTTTGGAAGAAAAGCCATCCCATTGCCGCTTTTTGGAGCATGCTTTTTGGAGGAGGAGCAACAATTTTACTCATAATCACTAAAAATAAATTACCTTTAGGAATAAAACTACCCGAGCATCTTGATGCCAACATTTATGGTATCAGTATTTCGCTTATTTTATTTTATACAATATCAATTTATCATTATAAAAAAGAAAAACAAAATGGAATTCAAAATAATTAA
- a CDS encoding YifB family Mg chelatase-like AAA ATPase, with the protein MLVKVFGSAVFGVEATTITVEVNIDKGIGYHLVGLPDNAIKESSYRIAAALKNTGYHMPGKKITINMAPADLRKEGSAYDLTLTIGILVASQQIEAKELEKYIIMGELSLDGSLQPIRGALPIAIKAKEEGFKGFFLPKQNVKEAAIVAGLDVYGVENVQEVIDFLEGKGNLEPTTIDTRAEFYKDLDFPEFDFSDVKGQESIKRCMEIAAAGGHNIILIGPPGAGKTMLAKRLPSILPPMTLREALETTKIHSVAGKLKEVGLMNQRPFRSPHHTISNVALVGGGSYPQPGEISMAHNGVLFLDELPEFKRDVLEVMRQPLEDREVTISRAKFTVTYPSSFMLVASMNPSPSGFFNDPDSPQTSSPHEMQRYLSKISGPLLDRIDIHIEVTPVPFEKLSEDQKAESSVDIRKRVTAARELQSARFEQMENIHYNAQMNTKHIREYCALDDTSKLLLKTAMERLNLSARAYDRILKVARTIADLDAAPTVVSSHIAEAIQYRSLDRDGWLG; encoded by the coding sequence ATGTTAGTTAAAGTTTTTGGAAGTGCCGTTTTTGGTGTTGAAGCCACAACAATTACTGTTGAAGTAAATATTGATAAAGGAATTGGATATCATTTAGTAGGGTTGCCTGATAACGCAATTAAAGAAAGTAGTTATAGAATTGCTGCTGCTCTCAAAAACACAGGCTACCACATGCCGGGTAAAAAGATCACAATCAATATGGCACCTGCTGATTTGCGAAAAGAAGGTTCAGCCTATGATTTAACTTTAACCATAGGAATCTTGGTTGCTTCTCAGCAAATTGAAGCCAAAGAATTGGAGAAATATATAATTATGGGAGAACTTTCTCTCGATGGAAGTTTGCAACCTATTCGTGGTGCTTTGCCAATTGCTATAAAAGCAAAAGAAGAAGGATTTAAAGGTTTTTTTCTGCCAAAACAAAATGTAAAAGAAGCTGCAATAGTAGCTGGATTGGATGTTTATGGAGTTGAAAATGTACAGGAAGTCATTGATTTTCTAGAAGGGAAAGGCAATCTAGAACCCACAACAATTGATACGAGAGCCGAATTTTATAAAGATTTAGATTTTCCTGAATTTGATTTTAGCGATGTGAAAGGGCAGGAGTCTATAAAAAGATGTATGGAAATAGCGGCTGCTGGAGGACATAATATTATTTTGATTGGGCCGCCAGGTGCTGGAAAAACAATGCTTGCCAAACGTTTACCAAGTATTTTACCACCAATGACGTTACGAGAAGCCTTAGAAACAACTAAAATCCATAGCGTAGCAGGAAAGTTGAAAGAAGTAGGTTTGATGAATCAGCGGCCTTTCAGGAGCCCACACCATACTATATCTAACGTAGCACTCGTTGGTGGGGGGAGTTATCCCCAACCAGGAGAGATTTCGATGGCACACAATGGGGTTTTATTTCTGGATGAGTTACCCGAATTTAAGCGTGATGTTCTCGAAGTGATGCGTCAACCACTAGAAGATAGGGAAGTAACCATTTCCAGAGCCAAGTTTACCGTTACCTATCCATCTTCTTTTATGTTGGTTGCGAGTATGAATCCAAGTCCAAGTGGTTTTTTTAACGATCCCGATTCACCGCAAACGTCTTCACCACACGAAATGCAACGGTATTTAAGTAAAATTTCAGGGCCTTTATTGGATCGAATTGACATCCATATCGAAGTAACTCCCGTTCCGTTTGAAAAATTATCGGAAGATCAAAAAGCAGAGAGCAGCGTCGATATAAGAAAAAGAGTGACTGCAGCGCGAGAATTACAATCGGCACGTTTTGAGCAAATGGAAAACATCCATTACAATGCGCAAATGAATACCAAACACATTAGAGAATATTGTGCTCTTGATGATACATCCAAATTACTTTTGAAAACAGCCATGGAACGATTGAATCTTTCTGCTAGGGCCTACGATCGTATTTTGAAGGTAGCTAGAACTATCGCTGATCTTGATGCTGCTCCTACCGTAGTTTCGTCACATATTGCCGAAGCAATTCAGTATAGAAGTTTGGATCGAGATGGTTGGTTGGGATAA
- a CDS encoding pseudouridine synthase — MLEILYQDEYIIAINKPSGLLVHKSFYARDAKVFAIQELRNQIGGRHVYPIHRLDRKTSGVLLFALDKDALKIMNDRFATREVEKKYLAILRGWSPQELTIDYDLTNDDGIVQNAITYFHRLQSTEIELEFNNKPTSRYCLVEAIPETGRMHQLRKHFKHIFHPILGSRPHGCNKQNKLWLENFELKGMMLHAHQLIFNHPITNEQLILNAKINEEFSRVGSILNLDLKTYE, encoded by the coding sequence ATGTTAGAAATTCTTTACCAAGACGAATATATTATAGCAATTAATAAACCAAGTGGATTGTTAGTCCACAAATCATTTTACGCGCGCGATGCAAAAGTTTTTGCTATTCAAGAATTGAGAAATCAAATAGGAGGGCGACACGTTTATCCTATTCATCGGTTAGATCGCAAAACATCTGGTGTCTTGTTATTTGCATTGGATAAAGATGCTTTAAAAATTATGAATGATCGTTTTGCCACACGCGAAGTAGAAAAAAAATATTTAGCAATTTTACGTGGTTGGTCACCCCAAGAACTAACGATTGATTATGATTTAACCAATGATGATGGCATTGTACAAAATGCAATAACATACTTTCATCGATTGCAAAGTACCGAAATTGAGTTAGAATTTAACAATAAACCAACGTCACGATATTGTTTAGTAGAAGCGATTCCTGAAACTGGACGTATGCATCAATTACGAAAACATTTCAAACATATTTTTCATCCCATTTTAGGAAGTCGCCCTCATGGTTGTAACAAACAAAATAAATTATGGTTGGAGAATTTTGAACTGAAAGGAATGATGCTTCATGCACATCAGTTAATTTTTAATCATCCAATAACAAATGAACAACTTATCTTGAATGCAAAGATTAATGAAGAGTTTAGCAGAGTAGGTTCTATTCTTAATCTAGATTTGAAGACCTATGAATAG
- a CDS encoding DEAD/DEAH box helicase has protein sequence MSFNSLGLSDALLKAISKKGYTTPSPIQQKSIPPILEGKDVLASAQTGTGKTAGFTLPILQILSQGKHLSHRPIRALILTPTRELAAQILANIKEYGEFLDLRSTVIFGGVNQKPQVAQLRQGIDILVATPGRLIDLQNQGLITLNKVEILVLDEADRMLDMGFLRDIERIMKVLPTKRQNLMFSATFSKDIKKLAMGILNHPVQVEATPENTTVDAITQKVYPVAKEKKTELVIKLITEGNWKQILVFTRTKQGANKLTESMISAGIQAAAIHGNKGQGARTKALAGFKNGSLTALVATDIAARGLDIPLLPHVVNFELPNIPEDYVHRIGRTGRAGANGEAISLFSPDETVFLRDIEKLIGMKLPKENIKGFEPDPNASTEPIKQGQGRQQRNSTPRKPKTDTTNRSSNNSFGPRRPSQNNERRPNR, from the coding sequence ATGTCATTCAACTCATTAGGCTTATCTGATGCTTTATTAAAAGCCATCAGCAAAAAAGGATATACAACTCCTTCTCCAATACAACAAAAATCAATTCCACCAATCTTAGAAGGCAAAGATGTATTGGCATCTGCACAAACAGGAACAGGAAAAACAGCTGGTTTTACACTACCTATATTACAAATCTTATCACAAGGAAAACATTTAAGTCACAGACCCATTCGTGCTTTGATCTTAACACCAACACGTGAATTAGCGGCACAAATATTAGCCAATATAAAAGAATACGGTGAATTTTTAGATTTACGCAGTACGGTGATTTTTGGAGGTGTTAATCAAAAACCACAAGTAGCACAATTGCGTCAAGGTATAGATATTTTAGTTGCAACTCCAGGTAGATTGATTGACCTACAAAATCAAGGATTAATCACACTAAACAAAGTAGAAATTTTAGTTTTGGATGAAGCGGATCGCATGTTAGACATGGGGTTTTTAAGAGATATTGAGCGCATCATGAAAGTATTGCCAACAAAAAGGCAAAACCTAATGTTTTCAGCTACATTCTCAAAAGACATTAAAAAATTAGCAATGGGTATCTTAAACCATCCCGTTCAAGTGGAGGCAACACCTGAAAATACGACTGTCGATGCTATTACTCAAAAAGTATATCCAGTTGCAAAAGAGAAAAAAACCGAATTAGTGATCAAACTGATTACCGAAGGAAATTGGAAACAGATTTTGGTATTTACCCGTACCAAACAAGGTGCCAATAAATTAACTGAAAGTATGATTAGTGCTGGAATTCAAGCAGCAGCCATTCACGGTAATAAAGGACAAGGAGCCAGAACCAAAGCTTTGGCAGGCTTTAAAAACGGAAGCTTAACGGCATTAGTAGCTACTGATATTGCGGCTAGAGGATTAGACATCCCATTATTACCTCATGTTGTCAATTTTGAATTACCTAATATTCCCGAAGATTATGTACACCGTATTGGTCGTACTGGGAGAGCTGGTGCCAATGGAGAAGCGATTTCTTTATTTAGCCCAGATGAAACCGTTTTTCTACGTGATATCGAGAAATTGATTGGCATGAAATTGCCAAAAGAAAATATTAAAGGGTTTGAACCAGATCCAAACGCTTCAACCGAACCTATCAAACAAGGGCAAGGGCGACAACAACGCAATTCAACTCCAAGGAAACCAAAAACAGATACTACAAACCGTAGTAGTAATAACAGTTTTGGTCCTAGACGTCCTAGTCAAAATAATGAAAGACGCCCAAATAGATAA
- a CDS encoding neutral zinc metallopeptidase yields the protein MKWQGRRKSDNVEDRRGMSSGGKTIVGGGIIGIIILLLNVFGGENAQMLTPILEQMNQGQSTPTEQRDLTAKELEEQDFVKTLLADNEDVWTKIFNENNLNYKKPNIVLFSGAVETACGNATSDSGPFYCPGDQKVYMDLTFFEELKTRFGAQGGDFATAYVIAHEIGHHVQTLLGTSEKMREMQQGKSKAEANKLSVALELQADFYAGVWTHYNQKMNNILEEGDLDEALSAAHAVGDDAIQSKMQGHIVPESFTHGTSEQRKYWFMKGYKTGDIKQGNTFAELK from the coding sequence ATGAAATGGCAAGGTAGACGAAAAAGTGACAATGTCGAAGACAGAAGAGGCATGTCCTCCGGTGGTAAAACAATTGTAGGTGGCGGAATAATAGGAATTATTATTTTACTTTTAAATGTTTTTGGTGGTGAAAATGCTCAAATGCTTACGCCAATACTAGAACAAATGAATCAAGGTCAAAGTACTCCCACCGAACAAAGAGATCTAACAGCAAAAGAGCTTGAAGAACAAGATTTTGTAAAAACACTATTAGCAGATAATGAAGATGTTTGGACAAAAATATTCAATGAAAATAATCTCAATTATAAAAAGCCAAATATTGTTTTGTTTAGCGGAGCTGTAGAAACTGCGTGTGGAAATGCAACTTCTGATTCCGGCCCATTTTATTGCCCTGGAGATCAAAAAGTCTATATGGACTTAACGTTCTTTGAAGAACTAAAAACCCGTTTTGGTGCGCAAGGAGGTGATTTTGCCACTGCTTATGTTATTGCCCACGAAATTGGGCATCATGTTCAAACCTTATTAGGCACATCAGAAAAAATGCGCGAAATGCAACAAGGTAAAAGTAAAGCAGAAGCTAATAAATTATCCGTAGCCTTAGAGTTACAAGCCGATTTTTATGCTGGTGTATGGACACATTACAACCAAAAGATGAATAACATTCTTGAAGAAGGAGATCTTGATGAAGCATTAAGTGCTGCACATGCAGTTGGTGATGATGCTATACAATCAAAAATGCAAGGACATATTGTTCCTGAATCATTTACTCACGGTACATCCGAACAAAGGAAATACTGGTTCATGAAAGGATATAAAACGGGAGATATCAAGCAAGGAAATACTTTTGCTGAATTAAAATAA